A genomic segment from Tachypleus tridentatus isolate NWPU-2018 unplaced genomic scaffold, ASM421037v1 Hic_cluster_2, whole genome shotgun sequence encodes:
- the LOC143242596 gene encoding uncharacterized protein LOC143242596 encodes MNSCKYLLTLVAKLSFVLFTMSENVQQAIVRSGLTSFKIVSSAIFPSLPVPHLSSSLSNVKSSQSSEDVSLFLQTYYSPLKVLILYLVYWIQNYYNLRKKLAIFLQTYYSPLKALTLYPVYWIQNYYNLRKKLAIFLQTYYSPLKALTLYPVYWIQNYYNLRKKLAIFLQTYYSPLKALTFYPVYWVQNYYNLRKKLAILYRYITVL; translated from the exons ATGAATTCTTGTAAATACTTGCTAACTCTTGTTGCAAAACTAAGTTTCGTTCTCTTCACTATGAGCGAAAATGTTCAACAAG CAATAGTAAGATCCGGCTTAACAAGCTTCAAGATTGTCTCATCTGCAATATTCCCAAGTTTACCTGTTCCACACCTTTCGTCCAGCCTATCAAACGTAAAGTCATCACAGTCCTCGGAAGATGTTAGCCTTTTTCTACAGACATATTACAGTCCTCTGAAAGTACTAATCCTTTATCTAGTTTATTGGATACAGAATTATTACAATCTTCGGAAAAAGTTAGCCATTTTTCTACAGACATATTACAGTCCTCTGAAAGCACTAACACTTTATCCAGTTTATTGGATACAGAATTATTACAATCTTCGGAAAAAGTTAGCCATTTTTCTACAGACATATTACAGTCCTCTGAAAGCACTAACACTTTATCCAGTTTATTGGATACAGAATTATTACAATCTTCGGAAAAAGTTAGCCATTTTTCTACAGACATATTACAGTCCTCTGAAAGCACTAACATTTTATCCAGTTTATTGGGTGCAGAATTATTACAATCTTCGGAAGAAGTTAGCCATTTTATACAGATATATTACAGTCCTCTGA